A genome region from Sardina pilchardus chromosome 22, fSarPil1.1, whole genome shotgun sequence includes the following:
- the star2 gene encoding steroidogenic acute regulatory protein, mitochondrial has protein sequence MATECHREKVIPNDVEMIRQKNSVTPAVMKMAVLLTALPGPQRPAIAAVGRKLAHLQTRAHQASRLLRWWPSALPTPWQPAACEAPRGRSGRRPSLQEEEVALVQQGQEALKTARAILEDQRGWRTEIAEENGLIVYSKVLPGAKRVFRLEAELEGSPEELHDILFVKVEEMSAWNPSIGRIKILRQINAETMVTHEVSAETAGNLIGQRDFLSVRHCRREDSRIYLAGAATQMDSLPPQSGFVRAEDGPTCIILEAVDNGKGRSRLTWLLNMDVKGWLPKSIVNQALPRAQVDFTRHLRQRLTKASAVTAPRRERRRHSVTAELGDEWRFGTAGRIGAAL, from the exons ATGGCGACGGAATGCCATCGTGAAAAGGTCATTCCAAATGATGTGGAAATGATCCGTCAGAAGAATAGCGTCACGCCGGCTGTCATGAAGATGGCCGTTCTTCTCACCG ctCTGCCAG GACCGCAGCGGCCCGCCATCGCGGCCGTCGGACGGAAACTGGCTCACCTCCAGACGCGCGCCCATCAGGCCAGCCGCCTTCTCCGTTGGTGGCCGAGTGCCCTGCCGACACCGTGGCAGCCGGCGGCCTGTG AGGCGCCGCGAGGTCGGAGCGGGAGGCGGCCGagcctgcaggaggaggaggtggcgctGGTGCAGCAGGGCCAGGAGGCGCTGAAGACCGCGCGCGCCATCTTGGAGGACCAAAGAGGGTGGAGAACAGAGATCGCCGAG gaGAATGGCTTGATTGTTTACAGCAAGGTGTTGCCGGGGGCGAAGAGAGTGTTTCGTCTGGAGGCAGAGCTGGAGGGCAGCCCTGAGGAGTTGCACGACATCCTGTTTGTCAAAGTGGAGGAGATGAGCGCCTGGAACCCCAGCATCGGTCGCATTAAA ATCCTGCGGCAGATCAATGCCGAAACCATGGTGACACATGAGGTGTCTGCCGAGACGGCGggcaatctgattggccagaGGGACTTTCTGAGTGTCAGGCACTGTAGGCGAGAAGACTCGCGTATTTATCTGGCGGGAGCTGCCACTCAGATGGACTCGTTGCCTCCTCAAAGTGGCTTTGTCAG GGCTGAAGACGGTCCGACGTGTATCATCCTGGAGGCTGTGGATAACGGGAAAGGCAGAAGCCGCCTGACGTGGCTTCTCAACATGGACGTGAAG GGCTGGCTGCCAAAGTCGATTGTCAATCAGGCATTGCCACGAGCACAGGTGGACTTCACCAGACACCTGCGTCAGCGTCTGACCAAGGCGTCGGCCGTGACGGCACCACGGCGAGAGCGGCGGCGGCACAGTGTCACCGCTGAGCTGGGAGACGAGTGGCGCTTCGGAACGGCGGGCAGAATTGGAGCAGCTCTGTAG